In Streptococcus parapneumoniae, the genomic stretch ATTTGAAAAATGGTGGTGTCCCATCTACAACAATCGGTGTTTGCGCTCGTTATATCCATTCTCACCAAACCCTCTACGCTATGGATGACTTCCTAGAAGCTCAAGCTTTCTTGCAAGCCTTGGTGAAAAAATTGGATCGTTCAACGGTTGATTTGATTAAAAATTATTAAACTTAAGGAGGTGGTAGGGATGGTAGAACCAAACCTAGAAAGCCTTATAAAAGATCTTTACAATCATGCTCGACATGATTTGAGTGAAGATTTAGTTGCTGCTCTCCTAGAGACTGCTAAAAAACTGCCTACTACAAATGAGCAATTGCTGGCAGTTCGTCTCTCAGGTCTGGTCAATCGTGAATTGCTCAAGAATCCCAAACATCCGGCACCTGAGTTGCTCAACTTGGCCCGCTTTATCAAAAGAGAAGAGGCTAAGTACAGAGGAACTGCGGCTTCTGCCCTTATGTACGGGGAGTTCTTTAAAATGCTTTGATTCCATTGTGG encodes the following:
- a CDS encoding bacteriocin immunity protein, which produces MVEPNLESLIKDLYNHARHDLSEDLVAALLETAKKLPTTNEQLLAVRLSGLVNRELLKNPKHPAPELLNLARFIKREEAKYRGTAASALMYGEFFKML